A region of Lycium barbarum isolate Lr01 chromosome 3, ASM1917538v2, whole genome shotgun sequence DNA encodes the following proteins:
- the LOC132632816 gene encoding uncharacterized protein LOC132632816 isoform X1 yields the protein MDSSTANSVSNSPISSVAQSPPPQQHQEVKVSSPIVPQDSKEEVVKDPVSWTCPFFQFKKDNPIRCCWLDLESQQIEKFKRYEVEARRHLMSKYFSDKTIFGGNIFDVKMTIDGEQVKVSRFPGYQSYADPANFNDDSGSNSVSTVETPTPSANGQQPS from the exons ATGGATTCTTCAACTGCAAATTCAGTTTCAAATTCCCCCATATCTTCCGTTGCTCAATCTCCTCCACCTCAACAACATCAG GAAGTGAAAGTCTCAAGCCCCATTGTTCCTCAAGATTCAAAGGAGGAAGTGGTCAAAGATCCTGTTAG CTGGACATGCCCATTCTTCCAATTTAAAAAAGATAATCCTATCAGATGCTGCTGGCT TGATCTGGAGAGTCAACAAATTGAGAAGTTCAAGAGGTATGAAGTTGAGGCCAGGAGACATTTAATGTCCAAGTACTTTTCAGACAAGACTATTTTTGGAG GAAACATCTTTGACGTAAAAATGACTATAGATGGAGAGCAAGTAAAAGTAAGCAG ATTTCCTGGATACCAGTCATATGCAGATCCCGCTAATTTTAACGATGATAGCGGTAGCAACTCAGTATCTACAGTGGAAACTCCAACCCCAAGTGCTAATGGGCAGCAGCCTTCCTAA
- the LOC132632816 gene encoding uncharacterized protein LOC132632816 isoform X2, with protein sequence MDSSTANSVSNSPISSVAQSPPPQQHQEVKVSSPIVPQDSKEEVVKDPVSDLESQQIEKFKRYEVEARRHLMSKYFSDKTIFGGNIFDVKMTIDGEQVKVSRFPGYQSYADPANFNDDSGSNSVSTVETPTPSANGQQPS encoded by the exons ATGGATTCTTCAACTGCAAATTCAGTTTCAAATTCCCCCATATCTTCCGTTGCTCAATCTCCTCCACCTCAACAACATCAG GAAGTGAAAGTCTCAAGCCCCATTGTTCCTCAAGATTCAAAGGAGGAAGTGGTCAAAGATCCTGTTAG TGATCTGGAGAGTCAACAAATTGAGAAGTTCAAGAGGTATGAAGTTGAGGCCAGGAGACATTTAATGTCCAAGTACTTTTCAGACAAGACTATTTTTGGAG GAAACATCTTTGACGTAAAAATGACTATAGATGGAGAGCAAGTAAAAGTAAGCAG ATTTCCTGGATACCAGTCATATGCAGATCCCGCTAATTTTAACGATGATAGCGGTAGCAACTCAGTATCTACAGTGGAAACTCCAACCCCAAGTGCTAATGGGCAGCAGCCTTCCTAA